GAAGTCCGAGGCCCAGAAATTCGAGGCTTTCCTCGCTGAGACAAAAGCCACGGCAAAGAAATTCTGCGTCAATATAGAGATTAAAGGCCTGCAGGGCTCATCGGGCAGCAACACCGGCCATCTTTTCCCTTCACCGGGCGCCTGCTGGATTTCCCCCGCCTATGCAGACGATCGGCCCGGGCGCGCGAGGGAACAGACTGCACCTGATGGTGGAGCCATCGCTGACTTTATTGAGGCGCGGTGCGCCGCGAATAATTTTTACCGTGTGCTGAAGTTCCCCTCCGGTGTCGGGGTGAGCAGCAATTACACAGTGACTCAGAAGCTCATTGTGACGTCAACAGAGACAAAGCTCGAAGACGGCTCAAAGGTGACAAACCTCCAGTTTGTCGTTCAGAGCAAGGGCACTCCCCGGCAGTACTATGTCTTTCTCAATGATTCGGGGCAGACGAGGGTCTGTGAGGCCGAAGCCTACACTTCCGGCGGCGGCGGCGATCTCTGAGGCATAAAGAGGGGACTGCAGTTATTGAGGCTCTCCGGCAGGCCCCTGCTGAGGCGTCTGGCTGTTTTTCTCGTGACGGGACGCTATGGCGCAGCGGACTTTTTCCGAGCCGAAGGCGACAAGCTCTGCAATCGAGAGGGCACCAAGGACGAGGGCCGGTCCCACACCGCCAACCGTGGAGAGTACCGCCGCGGCAGCGCCTATTCCAAGGTTGATGCCTCCGAGAATAAGCTTTATCTTGTTGTGATATTTGAGTCCCTGGTGCACAAGGTGGCCTCCCTGTACAAGCTCCGAGGCGCTGTACGCGAGGCCGAGCGCGGTCCCCGCCGCTCCCATGGCCGGGGAGTTCAGCATTGACGCCATCTGGCTGCCAATTACCTTCTGGACGGCGGGGAGGCTCGAAGCGACGGCCGCCGACCTGATGGCAGAGTCGCCGGCGAGGGCCAGTAATCCGGAAGCCTCCACGATGCCCACCTTGTCGCCTTTTTTAATGGCTTTATGGAGGTCGGCTGCCCCTTTCGCGCCGAAATACATCCCCGATACAAAGCTTGCCCCGTGGGAAAACTTCAGCAGGTTTCCCTTGAGGCCCGCCTCGATGATTATGTCAGAGCTGGACATGAGGGCCACTGAGGCGACTTCAGAGATATGGTGAATCATCTCCACTACTTCGGGAAGGGTTTCCAGGTCTTCAATGCTTTTTGTGTCAACACCCTGTGCGTTGATATGAGAGTTATTCGGAGATTTCTGCTTTTCCCTGAGGGCCTGTGGAGATTCTTCCAGGCCTTTTGATGAAGGCTGGGGCTTGTCTTTCTGAGGCTGGATAATGTGCCTGCTTAAAGGGTTCAGCATAAATATTCCTGCGAAGAGTGGAGATTGCATCATGTATCCCAAATATATTATAATGCATCATAAATAAAATTGAGAGGGTTATTTTGTAAACAGAATGTAAAAAAATAACCCTATTTTAAGACATAAGGAGGAATGGATATGGCAGGTCACACAAAGCCGGACAATATCGTGGAAAAGGGCACCATATCGGTGCAGATGGAAAATATCTTCCCCATCATCAAGAAGTGGCTTTATTCAGAGAAGGACATATTCCTGAGGGAGCTCATCACCAATTCCCTTGACGCCATCAGCAAGCTGAAGCAGCTTGCCGTCTTAGGGGAGTTCAAGGCTCCGGAAAAGGAAGAGGAGTTCTCTATCAATGTAGCCATAGACAAGGAGAAGGGCACGCTCACGGTGAGCGACAACGGCATAGGCATGACGGCCGACGAGGTGAAAAAGTATATCAATGAAGTGGCTTTCTCGAGCGCTCAGGATTTTCTCGAGAAATACAAGACAGCCGACGAGAAGAACATGATTATAGGCCATTTCGGCCTGGGGTTTTACAGCTCTTTCATGGTGGCCGATCTGGTGGAGATCCAGACCCTGTCGTGGCAGGAGGGGGCAGAGCCGGTAAAATGGTCCTGTAACGGGAGCCCCGAGTATGAGCTTTCGGAGGGGTCCATGAACAGGAGGGGCACAGAAGTGACTCTCATTGTCTCGGCCGACGAGAAGGAGTTCCTGGACGAGGTGAGGGTAAAGAACGTCATCCAGAAATACTGCGGCTTCCTGCCCGTTCCCGTGAGGCTCAACGGCTCGCCGGTGAACGAGAGGAAGCCCCTCTGGCTTGAGAAGCCGGGCGACCTCAAGGATGAGGATTACCGCGATTTCTTCAGGTATCTCTACCCCTTTGAGCAAGATCCCATCTTCTGGATTCACCTCAACGTGGAATACCCCGTGAGAGCCAAGGGAATTCTCTATTTTCCCACTCTCAAGCATGATCTTGACCCCTCCAGGGGCAGGATCAAATTCTACTATAATCAGGTCTATGTGAGCGACAACCTGAAGGACCTCATCCCGGAGTTCCTTATGAACCTGAGAGGGGTCATCGACTGCCCCGACATGCCTCTCAATGTCTCCAGGAGCTACCTGCAGAGTGATCCCACCATGAGAAAGCTCTCGACGCACATCACCAAGAAAGTGGCCGACGAGCTCAACGATCTTTACCGCGACCGCCGCGAGACTTACGAGAAGTACTGGGATGACATCAGCCCCTTCATAAAGATAGGGATGATGGACAACGAAAAGTTTTATGATGCCGTGAAGGAGATCCTGATCTACAAGTCTACGCAGGGCGGCTACACCACTCTCAAGGAATACATGGAACGGGCAGGGGAGTCATCGGGAGGGAAGATCTATTACGCCACCGATGAGACCCTCCAGTCCTCGTACCTGAGCCTCTTCAAGGAGCAGTCCATAGAGGTCCTCATGATGAGCTCCCTGATTGACACCCATTTCATCCAGTTCCTGGAGTTCCGGGACCCTCACTTGAAATTTGCCCGTGTCGATTCCGACATAAGCGACAGGATCAAGGACAGCGACGGGGCCTCAAAGATTGTGGACCCCAAGACCAACAAGACACACAACGAGATCGTGGAGGATATATTCCGCAAGAACCTGGATATCAAGGGCCTCACCATCAAGGTGGAGAACCTCAGGAGTGAAGAAGTGCCGGCAATGATCATCATAAGCGAGCAGCAGAGGCGCATGAGGGAGATGACAGCCATGCTCCAGAGGAAGCCCCTGGAGAGCCTTGAAGAGCATACCCTCGTGGTGAACGCGAACAACGCCATCGTGAAGAACCTCAGGAAAATGCTCGACATGCTGAGCCCCCCCCTTGATGAGATAAAGCTCCTCTCCATGCAGATCTATGATCTGGCCCTCCTTACCCAGAAGACCATGCCCCTTGAGAGGGCTGACAGGTTCGTGGAGAATTCCCTTGAGCTTCTCAGGATAATGACTGAGGCCAGGGTAGGGCAATAGCAGGCAGTTCAGAGGAATTAAGGCAGGCCCGCTCGAATCACTTAGTGACCTTGCGAGGCCTGTATTTTTTTAGAAAGAAGGCATACCGATGAAACGCTTCCCCGCACTGTTCCTGCTGGTGCTTCTCACTTTCGCAGCGCTCCCTGCCGGGGCAAGGACGATTCCCCTGGAGAAGCGCGAGGACTTCCAGAAAGAAGTGACAACCCGCACAAAGGAGACGAGCAATGAGAAGATCACCTCTTATTACTACCGGGATATTCTTATCGAGGAGGTTTTTGAGGCAAAAGGTGTCACGCCTCCCGCGCCGGGCACGGTAAAGACTTCCTGGGAGGACAAGGCGGCGCGCTGGGAAAAAACCGAGAGAGAGGGCGCTACTGTCATAAAGAGAACGGTGATATACAAAAGGGAGATGAACCAGGCGGGGAACATGGCGGGCAAGAAGCTTGATGATTTATTCTCCCAGGATTTCATCTTCGATTACGGGTGGGATTTCGGCTCCAGGAGGGTCCTGGCCCGCATAATAGGAGGGAGACATTTTCTCCAGCTGCTGGTTATCTCTTCAACGCAGCGCGTAATTGAGAAGGAGTTTGTTCTCTCTGAGCAGGAGCTGGATGTGCACGGCATCAATGCCATTGAGGCTCTGAGCGGCGGGAAGAAGCTCTGTGTCCATATGCAGAATGCCGATAGAGGAGCGCCTTGGGGGTCACTCTTCATCCTCGATCCTGAGGGCGGGAAAGTCTTCTGTGCCGGCAAAGGGGTGACAGAGTACTTTATCTCGCCGAAACAGGCCTTTATGGCGATGGTTTCCACGAAGACGCCTTCATCGCAGGGCAGGGGCACCGTCCAGCTTCTTGATGTGCTTGATGAGAGAATCACCACGCCTGGCGAAGTGGAAGCCCCGAATGGCATCAAATCCCTCTGGACGCCCGAGGAGCGGTTCCTTTACCTCGTCCTGGAGAAGGACAGTGCCAGGAGCCTTGCGAGAGTCAATACCTTCAAGAAGAGCCTCGAGGTGCTCTGCGGGGGCGTCCAGGCAATAACCCTGTCGCCCTCGGGCAGACGTGCGGTCATTGCGAGACCGTCGGAGAAATATGCCGGGTGGAAGCTGAAAGGAATAGACCGCGGGGAGGGAAAGCTGCTTTTTATCACGGAAACAGGCGGCGACGAGGCGCGGACCCTCTTTGACGCAAAGGATTTCACAACCCTCTCCCTGCTGGATACCGACAGGAAGACCGAATCTTCCCTCTGCAAGGCTGCCTGTCCCGATCTTCAGAATGCCCTCTGGTCAGAGAAGGGCGACAGCATCATATTTTTTGATGTGAACGGTCTTTTTTCCATAGATACGGGGAGGAAAAATACCTCCAAAACCGCCCTCGCAGGGCCTTTTGAATACCGTATGAGCCTTCCGGAAGGCTCATACTACCCCCTGGGGCGGGGCAACTTCCTGCTGCTCTGGGACTCCAGGCTTTACTTCCAGAAGGGCATGAAGGGCAGGGATATCCTCATTGACAAGGTGGACTCCTTCGCCATGAATGAGTCGGGAACGCTGCTCGCGTATCTCTCGAAGGCTGATAATGGCTTCAGGCTCACCGTATATGATCTGAAAAACAGGGAGCAGATCCCTCTCTTCCATGGCGAAAGAAAAGTGCAGTCGTACCGGTGGCATGGTCAGACGATTGACATCCTCAGGATAGTCCTGAACCCGGGGGCGATCACCTCTGATGAGCCCGTGGTGATCCAGTTCGATGAGAAGGGCGATGCGGTCCCCCTCTCTGAGGAGTGATGCTATCCGCTATTCGTGCTGCCCGATTGCGCCCTGGATGTCCTTGATGTGGTCTTCAAGCAGCAGCTTCCGCTCTTTGGGCACATTGATGAATTCGGCGCCATGCTCGTATGTCCCGTCAGAGCGCTTCTTGGACCATACCACATGGGCTTTCTGCATGAAATTT
The Candidatus Eremiobacterota bacterium genome window above contains:
- a CDS encoding prepilin-type N-terminal cleavage/methylation domain-containing protein; its protein translation is MTEKPRGLTLTEVIVAIAVIGIIAAIAVPQYINYKSNLILKSEAQKFEAFLAETKATAKKFCVNIEIKGLQGSSGSNTGHLFPSPGACWISPAYADDRPGRAREQTAPDGGAIADFIEARCAANNFYRVLKFPSGVGVSSNYTVTQKLIVTSTETKLEDGSKVTNLQFVVQSKGTPRQYYVFLNDSGQTRVCEAEAYTSGGGGDL
- the htpG gene encoding molecular chaperone HtpG → MAGHTKPDNIVEKGTISVQMENIFPIIKKWLYSEKDIFLRELITNSLDAISKLKQLAVLGEFKAPEKEEEFSINVAIDKEKGTLTVSDNGIGMTADEVKKYINEVAFSSAQDFLEKYKTADEKNMIIGHFGLGFYSSFMVADLVEIQTLSWQEGAEPVKWSCNGSPEYELSEGSMNRRGTEVTLIVSADEKEFLDEVRVKNVIQKYCGFLPVPVRLNGSPVNERKPLWLEKPGDLKDEDYRDFFRYLYPFEQDPIFWIHLNVEYPVRAKGILYFPTLKHDLDPSRGRIKFYYNQVYVSDNLKDLIPEFLMNLRGVIDCPDMPLNVSRSYLQSDPTMRKLSTHITKKVADELNDLYRDRRETYEKYWDDISPFIKIGMMDNEKFYDAVKEILIYKSTQGGYTTLKEYMERAGESSGGKIYYATDETLQSSYLSLFKEQSIEVLMMSSLIDTHFIQFLEFRDPHLKFARVDSDISDRIKDSDGASKIVDPKTNKTHNEIVEDIFRKNLDIKGLTIKVENLRSEEVPAMIIISEQQRRMREMTAMLQRKPLESLEEHTLVVNANNAIVKNLRKMLDMLSPPLDEIKLLSMQIYDLALLTQKTMPLERADRFVENSLELLRIMTEARVGQ